In a genomic window of Pedobacter sp. KBS0701:
- the abc-f gene encoding ribosomal protection-like ABC-F family protein, whose product MINVNNISVSFGGTTLFSDVTFSINENDKIALMGKNGAGKSTILKIIADVAKPTSGSVTGPKEAVIAYLPQHLLTQDQVTVFEETMKAFAEVNQMQKELDELNEQLTIRTDYESDDYMKLIERVSELSEKFYSIEETNYDAEVEKVLKGLGFERKDFSRQTSEFSGGWRMRIELAKILLKKPDLILLDEPTNHMDIESIQWLEDFLINSAKAVMVISHDRTFVDNITNRTIEVTMGRIYDYKAKYTHYLQLRADRRIHQLKAYEEQQRFIADNQEFIDRFRGTYSKTLQVQSRVKMLEKLEVIEIDEVDTSALRLKFPPSPRSGQYPVMVEELTKTYGDHVVFEKASMVIERGEKVAFVGKNGEGKSTMIKAIMGEIDFEGGLKVGHNAKIGYFAQNQAALLDENFTVFETIDQIPLSDGSIKIKDLLGAFMFSGDDTTKKVKVLSGGEKTRLAMIKLLLEPVNVLILDEPTNHLDMKTKDIIKDALKDFDGTLILVSHDRDFLDGLVQKVFEFGNKRVREHFEDIKGFLAYKKMNSLKEIEQS is encoded by the coding sequence GTGATCAATGTAAATAATATCTCCGTTTCATTTGGCGGAACTACCCTTTTTAGCGACGTAACCTTTTCGATAAACGAGAACGATAAAATCGCCCTTATGGGTAAAAATGGTGCAGGCAAGTCGACCATACTCAAAATAATTGCTGATGTAGCTAAACCTACTTCCGGTAGTGTAACAGGTCCGAAAGAAGCTGTGATAGCGTATTTGCCACAACATTTGCTTACTCAAGATCAGGTTACTGTTTTTGAGGAAACCATGAAAGCCTTTGCAGAGGTAAACCAAATGCAAAAAGAGCTTGATGAACTGAACGAGCAGCTTACTATCCGTACCGATTACGAAAGTGATGATTATATGAAGCTTATCGAGCGCGTATCAGAACTGAGTGAGAAATTTTATTCGATTGAAGAAACCAATTATGATGCAGAAGTAGAGAAGGTATTAAAAGGATTGGGTTTTGAGCGTAAAGACTTTAGCCGTCAAACTTCTGAGTTTTCAGGTGGGTGGCGTATGCGCATTGAGTTAGCCAAAATTTTATTAAAGAAACCTGATCTGATTTTACTGGATGAGCCTACCAACCACATGGATATCGAAAGTATTCAATGGCTGGAAGATTTCCTGATCAATTCAGCAAAAGCGGTAATGGTAATCTCACACGACCGTACCTTTGTAGATAATATTACCAATCGCACCATTGAGGTAACCATGGGCAGGATATATGATTATAAAGCTAAATATACCCATTATCTTCAACTGCGTGCTGATCGCCGTATACACCAGTTAAAGGCTTATGAAGAACAACAGCGTTTTATTGCCGATAACCAGGAGTTTATTGATCGTTTTAGGGGAACTTATTCTAAAACCTTACAGGTGCAATCGCGCGTAAAAATGCTCGAGAAGCTCGAAGTAATCGAAATTGATGAAGTAGATACCTCGGCATTAAGATTGAAGTTTCCGCCATCGCCGCGTTCAGGTCAGTATCCGGTAATGGTAGAAGAACTTACCAAAACTTACGGCGATCATGTTGTTTTTGAAAAAGCATCTATGGTGATCGAACGGGGAGAAAAAGTAGCTTTCGTTGGTAAAAATGGCGAAGGTAAATCGACTATGATTAAAGCCATCATGGGGGAGATAGATTTTGAAGGCGGTTTAAAAGTAGGGCATAATGCTAAAATTGGCTATTTTGCGCAAAACCAGGCCGCTTTACTTGATGAGAACTTCACCGTATTTGAAACCATTGATCAAATTCCGTTAAGCGACGGCTCAATAAAAATCAAAGACCTTTTAGGTGCCTTTATGTTCAGTGGCGATGATACCACTAAAAAGGTTAAAGTACTTTCTGGTGGCGAGAAAACGCGTTTAGCTATGATTAAGCTGTTATTAGAGCCTGTAAATGTATTAATCCTGGATGAGCCAACCAACCATTTGGACATGAAAACCAAAGACATTATTAAAGATGCCTTGAAAGATTTTGATGGTACATTAATTTTGGTATCGCATGACAGGGATTTCTTAGATGGATTGGTACAAAAAGTATTCGAATTCGGCAATAAACGTGTTCGCGAACACTTTGAAGATATAAAAGGATTCTTAGCCTATAAAAAAATGAATAGCCTGAAGGAAATTGAGCAGAGTTAA